One Verrucomicrobiota bacterium genomic region harbors:
- a CDS encoding MFS transporter, with translation MKSCPRPSEVQPAGTPGKTVPGENAEPSGLIVLLLAFTAAAVVANLYYNQPLLTAIASTFRVGAAQAAWVTTATQLGYAAGLLFILPWGDAIDRRLLIVVTTLSSAAALLCVTLVHSFIPLLLASFCLGTISITPQLAVPYAATLAPADRRGRIVGKVMGGLLIGILLSRTLSGFIGAHASWQTVYRLAAALMLALGAVLWLALPSQHTRQPLGYLKLLSSLPRLYAHHRVLRRHSFLGAAGFGAFSMFWTTVAFYLHAQPQRYGSDVVGLFGLLGLAGALAAQVAGRWAERRPARTVNTFFLVLIVVAFLLMAVPAAASGLLVTLALGVILMDAGVQGSHIANQTRIYALPTELHSRLNSVYMVLSFIGGAAGSQVAAFAWTRFGWPGVCAACVLLAGAALAALWTGNPQD, from the coding sequence ATGAAATCATGCCCCCGCCCTTCCGAGGTCCAGCCGGCCGGGACGCCGGGCAAGACCGTGCCGGGAGAAAATGCCGAGCCTTCCGGGTTGATCGTGCTGCTCCTGGCGTTCACCGCCGCAGCCGTCGTCGCGAACCTTTATTACAACCAACCTTTGCTGACCGCGATCGCAAGCACGTTTCGAGTCGGTGCGGCGCAGGCGGCCTGGGTCACGACCGCAACGCAGTTGGGCTACGCCGCGGGGTTGCTCTTCATCCTGCCCTGGGGGGACGCCATCGACCGGCGACTCCTCATCGTGGTCACGACGCTAAGCTCCGCCGCGGCGCTGCTGTGCGTCACGCTGGTCCACTCGTTCATACCGTTGCTCCTGGCCAGTTTTTGCCTGGGGACGATCTCGATCACGCCGCAATTGGCGGTGCCGTATGCCGCGACGCTCGCGCCTGCCGACCGGCGTGGTCGAATCGTCGGCAAGGTGATGGGCGGGTTACTGATCGGGATCCTCTTGTCCCGCACGCTAAGCGGGTTTATCGGGGCCCATGCTTCCTGGCAGACGGTCTATCGGCTGGCCGCCGCCCTGATGCTCGCGCTCGGAGCCGTTCTCTGGCTGGCCTTGCCGAGCCAGCACACCCGCCAGCCGCTGGGGTACCTTAAGCTGCTTTCTTCACTGCCGCGGCTCTACGCGCACCACCGCGTTCTGCGCCGGCATTCGTTCCTCGGCGCGGCCGGCTTTGGGGCGTTTAGCATGTTCTGGACTACCGTCGCCTTCTACCTGCATGCCCAGCCGCAACGTTACGGCAGCGATGTGGTCGGCCTGTTCGGGCTCCTCGGCCTGGCTGGGGCGCTGGCGGCCCAGGTGGCCGGCCGCTGGGCCGAACGCCGCCCGGCCCGAACGGTCAACACGTTTTTCCTTGTCCTGATCGTCGTGGCGTTCCTGCTCATGGCCGTGCCCGCAGCGGCCTCGGGACTGCTGGTGACACTGGCGCTGGGAGTGATCCTGATGGACGCGGGCGTGCAGGGCAGCCACATCGCCAACCAAACCCGCATTTACGCGTTGCCGACCGAACTGCACAGCCGCCTGAACTCGGTTTACATGGTGCTCTCCTTCATCGGCGGCGCGGCCGGATCGCAGGTTGCCGCCTTCGCCTGGACCCGATTCGGCTGGCCCGGTGTCTGCGCCGCCTGCGTCCTGCTGGCCGGCGCCGCCCTGGCCGCCTTATGGACCGGCAATCCGCAGGATTAA
- a CDS encoding sugar isomerase → MSELDTQKIQAALDHFRIETPSWGFADTGTRFGKFLQDAAAIDVNDKLADAGQVNAFTGICPSVALHVLWDFRPGQDPAEVVQLAQKYGVRIGAINPNLFQDQIYKYGSLCNRDDEIRATAVKHLLDSAALAKQTGSQIVFIWLADGSNYPGQANIRWRKHALVETLRPLHEALGPDQLMLLEYKPFEPAFYHTDLADWGMSYLIAKEVGPKARVAVDSGHHYLSQNIEQIVAWLLDTGMLGGFHFNDRKYADDDLTFGSIDPYQAFRIFHEIHFYGWETKQEVQVPYMIDQSHIDKPKIEAMIQTAVTAQELFAKAAAVDHEKLARHQARNEQVDAEECLREAFYADVRPIIREWRRQHNLPLDPLAAFRESGYEARVAAERKARRAELGITASGSYA, encoded by the coding sequence GATACCCAGAAAATTCAGGCCGCACTCGATCACTTCCGCATCGAGACCCCCAGCTGGGGCTTTGCCGATACCGGCACCCGTTTCGGCAAATTTCTGCAGGATGCCGCCGCCATCGACGTCAACGATAAACTGGCCGACGCCGGCCAGGTCAACGCCTTCACGGGTATTTGTCCTTCGGTGGCGCTGCACGTGCTCTGGGATTTCCGTCCGGGCCAGGATCCTGCGGAAGTCGTGCAGCTTGCCCAGAAGTACGGGGTCCGCATCGGGGCGATCAACCCGAACCTGTTCCAGGACCAGATCTATAAGTACGGTTCGCTGTGCAACCGCGACGACGAGATTCGCGCCACGGCGGTGAAGCATTTGCTCGACAGCGCCGCATTGGCCAAACAGACCGGCAGCCAAATCGTCTTTATCTGGCTGGCGGACGGATCCAACTACCCGGGCCAGGCCAATATCCGGTGGCGCAAGCACGCGCTGGTCGAAACGCTCCGGCCGCTGCACGAGGCGTTAGGCCCCGACCAGCTGATGCTGCTGGAATACAAACCCTTTGAGCCGGCCTTCTACCACACCGATCTCGCAGACTGGGGCATGTCTTACCTTATCGCCAAGGAGGTAGGACCCAAGGCGCGGGTGGCAGTCGACAGCGGCCACCATTACCTGTCGCAGAACATCGAGCAGATCGTGGCGTGGCTGCTGGATACCGGGATGCTGGGCGGCTTCCATTTCAATGACCGCAAATACGCGGATGACGACCTCACGTTCGGCTCCATTGATCCCTACCAGGCGTTCCGGATCTTTCACGAGATTCACTTCTACGGCTGGGAAACGAAGCAGGAAGTGCAAGTCCCGTACATGATCGACCAGTCGCACATCGATAAGCCGAAGATCGAGGCTATGATTCAAACGGCGGTCACCGCGCAGGAATTGTTCGCCAAGGCCGCCGCGGTGGACCATGAGAAACTGGCGCGGCACCAGGCACGCAACGAGCAGGTTGATGCGGAAGAATGCCTGCGGGAGGCCTTTTATGCCGACGTGCGGCCGATTATCCGCGAATGGCGCCGGCAACACAATCTGCCCTTGGACCCGCTCGCGGCCTTTCGCGAGAGCGGCTACGAGGCGCGCGTCGCCGCGGAACGCAAAGCCCGCCGCGCTGAACTGGGCATTACGGCGTCCGGCTCGTACGCGTGA